From the Thermovirga lienii DSM 17291 genome, one window contains:
- a CDS encoding Haloacid dehalogenase domain protein hydrolase (TIGRFAM: haloacid dehalogenase superfamily, subfamily IA, variant 1 with third motif having Dx(3-4)D or Dx(3-4)E~InterPro IPR005834~KEGG: aco:Amico_0378 haloacid dehalogenase domain protein hydrolase~PFAM: Haloacid dehalogenase domain protein hydrolase~SPTR: Haloacid dehalogenase domain protein hydrolase): MKDRKALIFDVDGVLVDTSRSFPNVVFTAIQWWSKYKLGLSIDCRPFGEEHYKITKNHPSFNDDYDIAWAFISFLSSRKAKKLSENRITPAEWSRILSSCKEDNPIPWVYSTFKSAPEREKVRRLCEEIYFGKDALQNINGRSPQNIFARGLWHLESPNITTHWSQFDLPVGIYTGRSRFELKLALEILGWSDLPEEHYVTSDMGITKPSPEGFYILSKTLKFDSIYYFGDTKSDLEAFKAYGKGTFFAIGNYLEGYPNSFENLKEALAFLFARKLACPK, translated from the coding sequence ATGAAAGATAGAAAAGCACTTATTTTCGACGTTGACGGCGTACTGGTGGACACGTCCAGGTCGTTCCCAAACGTCGTTTTTACAGCAATCCAATGGTGGAGTAAGTATAAATTAGGTCTGTCGATAGATTGCAGACCCTTCGGAGAAGAGCATTATAAAATCACGAAAAATCATCCCTCTTTCAACGACGATTACGACATAGCATGGGCGTTCATATCGTTCCTATCCAGCCGCAAGGCTAAAAAATTATCGGAAAATAGAATAACCCCGGCGGAATGGAGCCGCATCTTGTCTAGTTGCAAAGAAGACAATCCCATTCCGTGGGTTTACTCTACCTTCAAATCTGCCCCCGAAAGGGAAAAAGTTCGTAGGCTCTGCGAGGAAATATATTTTGGCAAGGACGCACTGCAGAATATCAACGGCAGGTCTCCACAAAATATATTTGCAAGAGGACTGTGGCACCTTGAAAGCCCCAACATTACAACCCATTGGAGTCAATTTGATCTTCCAGTAGGCATATACACCGGAAGAAGCCGCTTTGAACTTAAACTTGCCCTTGAGATTTTAGGTTGGTCCGACTTGCCTGAAGAACATTACGTAACATCAGATATGGGAATAACAAAACCTTCTCCGGAAGGATTCTACATCCTTTCAAAAACATTGAAGTTCGACAGCATCTACTATTTTGGAGACACCAAAAGTGATCTTGAGGCCTTCAAGGCCTACGGAAAAGGCACTTTCTTTGCAATAGGCAACTATCTTGAGGGGTACCCAAACAGCTTCGAGAACTTAAAAGAGGCTCTGGCCTTCCTTTTTGCCAGAAAGCTGGCATGCCCCAAATAA
- a CDS encoding AMP-dependent synthetase and ligase (PFAM: AMP-binding enzyme~COGs: COG0318 Acyl-CoA synthetase (AMP-forming)/AMP-acid ligase II~InterPro IPR020845: IPR000873~KEGG: aco:Amico_0376 AMP-dependent synthetase and ligase~PFAM: AMP-dependent synthetase and ligase~SPTR: AMP-dependent synthetase and ligase), whose translation MSRLEEHIFAICKKAGGEKAFWWRGAWWSRNVLYEMISKCRDTLKDAGFGEGQILAAIMPNCPLFLSLAVAVWSLRGTLLPLNLQAGRLNMAKNLKHAGVSLAIMPEGMESVAESLTEMGILTVTAPLEGPLPSVKVKGVKSSDAEKAVLFYTSGTTGAPKAVPLTHRNLLDNVSKSIEHFMELQPEDRFLNVLPNFHALGFTTSSLLPLLGEFSQVILPNFMPAENTLAAIREAEVTAVIAVPTMIALMLGAIARGADVPRSIRILVSGGDKFPPLLDQRIQKVFGLGVLEGYGLTETSPVVSVNPGQKVRKLGTVGTILKGYEVQIRDREGNIVKDPKEEGILWLKGPSVFQGYFKDPERTAERIKDGWFNTGDIVKIDEDGYLSILDRESDIIIVGGFNVYPAEVEEVIRSIPGVLESAVVGVPHPISGEIVKAYVVKRPGAELQPREIISYCKERLAHYKVPRVVEFIDELPRSSIGKVLRRELRNR comes from the coding sequence TTGAGTCGCTTAGAAGAACACATTTTTGCAATATGTAAAAAAGCAGGGGGAGAGAAAGCCTTTTGGTGGAGAGGGGCCTGGTGGTCCCGTAACGTACTGTACGAGATGATATCCAAGTGTAGGGACACCTTGAAGGATGCAGGTTTTGGAGAGGGGCAGATTTTAGCTGCTATAATGCCCAATTGTCCCTTGTTTTTGTCTTTGGCCGTAGCGGTTTGGAGCCTAAGGGGAACCCTTTTGCCTCTCAACCTTCAGGCAGGCCGACTTAACATGGCTAAGAACTTGAAGCATGCTGGGGTTTCTCTAGCTATCATGCCGGAGGGAATGGAAAGCGTAGCAGAAAGTCTCACTGAGATGGGGATCTTGACTGTAACTGCTCCGTTGGAAGGGCCGCTACCTTCAGTAAAGGTTAAAGGAGTTAAGTCTTCAGATGCGGAAAAAGCGGTGCTGTTTTATACCTCCGGCACAACTGGAGCCCCAAAGGCTGTTCCTTTGACTCACAGAAACCTATTGGACAATGTTAGCAAATCCATAGAGCATTTCATGGAGCTTCAACCTGAGGACAGATTTTTGAACGTCCTTCCAAACTTTCATGCCTTAGGGTTCACTACCAGCAGCTTGTTGCCCCTTTTGGGGGAATTCTCGCAGGTTATCCTTCCCAACTTCATGCCCGCGGAGAACACTTTGGCGGCGATCAGGGAGGCAGAGGTCACTGCTGTAATTGCGGTGCCCACGATGATAGCTTTGATGTTGGGGGCCATAGCCAGAGGAGCGGATGTGCCTCGTTCCATCAGGATATTGGTTTCTGGTGGTGATAAGTTTCCCCCTCTTTTAGATCAGAGAATTCAGAAAGTTTTTGGATTAGGTGTTCTTGAGGGATACGGACTTACTGAGACTTCACCTGTCGTTTCGGTGAACCCTGGACAGAAGGTCAGAAAGTTGGGTACAGTGGGCACCATCTTGAAGGGGTACGAGGTTCAGATTAGGGATAGAGAAGGCAACATAGTTAAAGATCCAAAAGAAGAGGGAATTTTGTGGTTAAAAGGACCATCGGTGTTCCAAGGTTACTTTAAGGATCCTGAGCGTACAGCTGAGAGGATAAAGGACGGGTGGTTCAATACCGGTGACATAGTAAAGATAGATGAGGATGGGTACTTAAGCATACTTGACAGGGAAAGCGACATAATAATAGTTGGTGGGTTCAACGTGTACCCTGCTGAGGTGGAGGAAGTGATTCGGTCCATCCCTGGAGTTTTGGAGTCAGCTGTCGTAGGGGTTCCTCATCCCATAAGTGGAGAGATAGTTAAAGCATATGTGGTTAAAAGACCTGGAGCAGAGCTTCAGCCAAGGGAGATAATTTCTTATTGCAAGGAGCGCCTTGCGCATTACAAGGTCCCCAGGGTTGTGGAGTTCATTGATGAACTTCCTCGTTCAAGCATCGGAAAAGTATTGAGAAGAGAACTTAGAAACAGGTGA
- a CDS encoding phosphoribosyl-AMP cyclohydrolase, phosphoribosyl-ATP pyrophosphatase (PFAM: Phosphoribosyl-ATP pyrophosphohydrolase; Phosphoribosyl-AMP cyclohydrolase~TIGRFAM: phosphoribosyl-ATP pyrophosphohydrolase~COGs: COG0139 Phosphoribosyl-AMP cyclohydrolase~InterPro IPR002496: IPR008179: IPR021130~KEGG: aco:Amico_0677 phosphoribosyl-ATP diphosphatase~PFAM: phosphoribosyl-AMP cyclohydrolase; Phosphoribosyl-ATP pyrophosphohydrolase-like~SPTR: Phosphoribosyl-ATP diphosphatase;~TIGRFAM: phosphoribosyl-ATP diphosphatase) — protein sequence MSFQIEKVKFNDQGLIPIIVQDQETGLVLMMAWTNKEGLAMTLEKGELVFWSRSRGKLWHKGETSGNTMKLKEILLDCDGDTLLALVEPQGPACHTGEASCFFTSLDGETPPKKDNITFLHQLVSTLKDRKSSMPKGSYTASLFSSGIERIAQKIGEEGVETALAAATGKNDEVVAEMSDLLYHCLVALTYLELPLVKIWEELSSRHGGNHER from the coding sequence ATGAGTTTCCAAATCGAAAAGGTTAAATTTAACGATCAAGGCCTAATACCCATAATAGTTCAGGACCAAGAAACTGGCTTGGTCCTGATGATGGCATGGACGAACAAAGAAGGACTTGCAATGACGCTCGAAAAAGGGGAACTCGTCTTCTGGAGCAGGTCCAGAGGAAAATTGTGGCACAAGGGAGAGACCAGCGGCAACACAATGAAGCTTAAAGAAATTTTACTGGACTGCGACGGTGACACTTTATTAGCTTTAGTGGAACCCCAAGGCCCTGCATGTCACACGGGGGAAGCATCATGTTTTTTTACCTCTCTCGATGGAGAAACTCCTCCTAAAAAGGACAACATAACCTTTCTGCACCAGCTAGTGTCTACACTGAAAGACCGAAAGTCATCCATGCCGAAAGGAAGTTATACGGCTTCTTTGTTTTCCTCTGGCATAGAGCGCATCGCGCAGAAAATAGGCGAAGAAGGCGTAGAGACGGCCCTGGCCGCAGCGACAGGCAAAAACGATGAGGTAGTTGCGGAAATGTCCGACCTGCTTTACCATTGCTTAGTTGCATTAACATACTTGGAACTGCCCTTGGTGAAAATATGGGAAGAACTTTCTTCGAGGCACGGAGGTAACCATGAAAGATAG
- a CDS encoding citrate lyase ligase (PFAM: Citrate lyase ligase C-terminal domain~TIGRFAM: [citrate (pro-3S)-lyase] ligase; cytidyltransferase-related domain~COGs: COG3053 Citrate lyase synthetase~InterPro IPR005216: IPR000182: IPR013166: IPR004821~KEGG: tai:Taci_1673 citrate lyase ligase~PFAM: Citrate lyase ligase domain protein~PRIAM: [Citrate (pro-3S)-lyase] ligase~SMART: Citrate lyase ligase domain protein~SPTR: Citrate lyase ligase;~TIGRFAM: citrate lyase ligase; cytidyltransferase-related domain protein), whose product MFGINVSLFTPPSPEEEKIIKAFLEEHGLVYEGKPDASVIVEDPQGRVIATGSLSGKVLKMLAIDQEWREANLSGTIMTRLIEYGRSKGLTHFFVFTKPDVADKFLSFGFRELARYKEYAAVLEMGHPGVDHFKKYLLENKKELEEGKTAGAVVVNCNPFTRGHQYLIEQASRAVDFLYVIVVEADLSSFPFKHRFELVKQGTAHLDNVTVIRSGDYAVSPATFPSYFMKGASVEKIASIQARLDVTLFANLFVPTLQISKRFVGTEPYCAVTSSYNEAMKEILPARGVELVEIPRLTTEDGMVVSASTVRDLIRKDDWENIKKLVPQSTWNYLVSDEAKDVLEKIKKGAGRH is encoded by the coding sequence ATGTTTGGAATTAACGTAAGCCTGTTTACCCCTCCTTCGCCGGAAGAAGAAAAGATTATAAAAGCCTTTTTGGAAGAGCATGGGTTGGTTTACGAAGGAAAACCTGACGCTTCAGTGATTGTGGAGGATCCGCAAGGTAGAGTAATAGCCACCGGGAGTCTATCGGGTAAAGTTCTGAAGATGTTGGCTATCGACCAGGAGTGGAGGGAGGCCAACCTCTCTGGAACCATAATGACCCGGTTGATAGAGTACGGCCGAAGCAAGGGACTTACCCACTTTTTCGTGTTCACCAAACCTGATGTAGCGGACAAATTCCTTTCATTTGGTTTCAGGGAACTGGCGAGATACAAAGAGTATGCGGCAGTTTTAGAGATGGGACATCCAGGAGTGGACCATTTCAAAAAGTATCTTTTGGAGAACAAGAAGGAACTTGAAGAAGGAAAGACCGCTGGAGCTGTAGTGGTTAACTGCAATCCCTTTACTAGAGGCCACCAGTATTTGATAGAGCAAGCTTCCAGGGCTGTTGACTTTCTTTATGTAATAGTGGTGGAGGCAGACTTGTCTTCCTTCCCGTTCAAGCACAGGTTCGAGTTGGTGAAGCAAGGGACTGCTCATCTTGATAACGTAACGGTGATTAGGAGTGGAGACTATGCAGTTTCCCCTGCTACGTTCCCTTCATATTTTATGAAAGGCGCCTCAGTGGAAAAGATAGCATCTATTCAAGCGAGATTGGATGTAACCTTGTTTGCAAATTTGTTTGTGCCCACTCTTCAGATTTCTAAACGTTTCGTAGGAACTGAGCCGTATTGTGCCGTGACAAGTTCCTACAATGAAGCCATGAAGGAGATCCTTCCCGCCAGAGGTGTGGAGCTTGTTGAGATTCCACGGCTTACTACCGAAGACGGTATGGTGGTTTCTGCTTCCACAGTTAGAGATCTTATAAGAAAGGATGATTGGGAGAACATCAAGAAGCTAGTGCCCCAATCTACCTGGAACTATTTAGTATCTGACGAGGCTAAAGACGTTCTGGAGAAGATAAAAAAGGGCGCAGGGCGGCATTAG
- a CDS encoding 1-(5-phosphoribosyl)-5-((5-phosphoribosylamino)methylideneamino) imidazole-4-carboxamide isomerase (PFAM: Histidine biosynthesis protein~TIGRFAM: phosphoribosylformimino-5-aminoimidazole carboxamide ribotide isomerase~COGs: COG0106 Phosphoribosylformimino-5-aminoimidazole carboxamide ribonucleotide (ProFAR) isomerase~InterPro IPR006062: IPR006063~KEGG: aco:Amico_0679 histidine biosynthesis protein~PFAM: histidine biosynthesis protein~SPTR: Histidine biosynthesis protein;~TIGRFAM: phosphoribosylformimino-5-aminoimidazole carboxamide ribotide isomerase) has protein sequence MEVFPALDIFDQKVVRLYKGDFNKTTIYSENPIKTAENFAAQGAKWVHVVDLEGAQKGAPVHLDLLKELSQLGLKVQFGGGLRTFDDVEKALTSGASRVMVGSLLFKDEIAPMVLINKFGNRIVPAIDIKKGMVATHGWGKTCSLSPSDAVRKLLGIGYKTFLITSVDRDGTLMGPDIALYDAIITQATPKPEIIAAGGIASISHILELKRSGVSGVVLGKALYEGKIKISEALEVTNQC, from the coding sequence ATGGAAGTATTCCCTGCTTTGGATATCTTTGATCAAAAAGTTGTAAGACTCTATAAAGGAGATTTCAATAAAACAACCATCTACAGCGAAAACCCCATCAAAACCGCTGAAAACTTTGCAGCACAAGGTGCTAAGTGGGTGCACGTAGTGGATTTGGAAGGAGCCCAAAAGGGAGCTCCTGTACACCTAGATTTGTTAAAGGAACTATCCCAATTGGGCCTTAAAGTGCAGTTTGGAGGAGGCCTAAGAACCTTTGATGACGTAGAGAAAGCTTTAACTTCGGGAGCTTCTCGCGTAATGGTTGGGAGCCTGTTGTTCAAAGATGAAATAGCCCCCATGGTGCTAATCAATAAATTTGGCAACAGGATAGTCCCTGCCATAGACATAAAAAAAGGTATGGTAGCCACTCATGGTTGGGGAAAAACTTGCTCCCTCAGTCCCTCCGATGCGGTAAGAAAACTTTTGGGAATAGGCTACAAAACCTTCCTCATCACGTCAGTGGATCGTGACGGAACATTGATGGGACCTGACATCGCTCTGTACGACGCCATTATCACCCAAGCAACACCCAAGCCGGAAATAATCGCCGCCGGAGGTATAGCAAGCATTTCCCACATACTCGAACTGAAACGGTCCGGAGTGAGCGGAGTTGTATTAGGTAAAGCCCTATATGAGGGGAAGATAAAAATATCTGAAGCACTGGAGGTCACAAACCAATGTTGA
- a CDS encoding lipolytic protein G-D-S-L family (PFAM: GDSL-like Lipase/Acylhydrolase~COGs: COG2755 Lysophospholipase L1 and related esterase~InterPro IPR001087~KEGG: pca:Pcar_0430 acyl-CoA thioesterase I~PFAM: lipolytic protein G-D-S-L family~SPTR: Acyl-CoA thioesterase I) has protein sequence MAQRLFLLSIVVCLITAGIAGTPEEAKGGAKIMPLREDSVILAFGDSLTYGTGAPKDKSYPSLLQRELKLKVINAGVPGELISEGALRLPGLLEEYMPSLVLICHGGNDILRGRADELIEKDLAAMAEMVKATPADLVIIGVPRPGLGLVVPDFYERVAERYEALYEGQILRKVLSRPELKSDLIHPNAKGYQLMAKALAQLIKSSQW, from the coding sequence ATGGCGCAAAGGCTTTTCCTCCTAAGTATTGTCGTATGTTTGATTACTGCAGGAATTGCAGGAACACCAGAAGAGGCAAAGGGTGGGGCCAAGATAATGCCTCTGAGGGAGGACTCTGTTATTTTAGCATTTGGCGACAGCCTAACCTATGGAACAGGTGCGCCCAAGGACAAATCTTACCCTTCCTTGCTTCAGCGAGAGCTCAAACTTAAAGTTATAAATGCTGGAGTCCCGGGAGAGCTGATTTCTGAGGGGGCCCTTCGACTTCCTGGGCTTCTGGAAGAATACATGCCTTCTTTGGTCTTGATTTGTCATGGAGGCAACGATATTTTGCGGGGTAGAGCGGATGAGCTTATAGAAAAGGATTTGGCGGCAATGGCGGAGATGGTGAAAGCCACCCCTGCGGATTTAGTTATAATAGGAGTTCCAAGGCCAGGCTTGGGGCTTGTGGTCCCGGACTTTTATGAAAGAGTAGCTGAACGTTATGAAGCGTTGTACGAGGGACAAATTTTGAGAAAAGTTCTTTCGCGACCAGAGCTTAAGAGCGACCTGATTCATCCAAACGCTAAGGGATATCAACTTATGGCAAAAGCTTTGGCGCAGCTTATAAAAAGCTCTCAGTGGTGA
- a CDS encoding PfkB domain protein (PFAM: pfkB family carbohydrate kinase~TIGRFAM: rfaE bifunctional protein, domain I~COGs: COG2870 ADP-heptose synthase bifunctional sugar kinase/adenylyltransferase~InterPro IPR011611~KEGG: aco:Amico_0377 PfkB domain protein~PFAM: PfkB domain protein~SPTR: D-beta-D-heptose 7-phosphate kinase/D-beta-D-heptose 1-phosphate adenosyltransferase) gives MKSLFSGCSVVVVGDVMVDHYIWGDASRISPEAPVPVVHVHKEEYRPGGAANVAANVVGLGGEADLIAFYGKDFGGNILEALAKKYMYNFDKSIVVEGFKTIRKTRVVARAQQVVRVDWEEKLILDGAKEEILWQRLSNKPSACRVLVISDYGKGMIGDQRAAKLIHWARERNMDIVIDPKPPAKKGYCGATVVTPNRKEAEIMSGESIDTLLDAERVASKLRQELELEALFLTLGGDGMMLATQDGCAHYPALEQEVYDVSGAGDTVVACVALSIAAGLDYHVASQLAMITAGVAVSKVGTAVVHWEDVLKTKEWKTLRETIYKG, from the coding sequence ATGAAAAGCTTGTTCTCTGGCTGCTCCGTCGTCGTGGTGGGAGACGTTATGGTGGACCATTACATATGGGGTGATGCATCAAGAATATCTCCTGAGGCACCAGTTCCGGTAGTACACGTCCACAAAGAAGAATACAGGCCTGGAGGGGCTGCCAACGTGGCTGCTAACGTCGTAGGCTTGGGTGGGGAGGCTGACCTGATAGCATTTTACGGAAAGGATTTTGGAGGCAACATACTGGAAGCCCTTGCAAAAAAGTACATGTACAATTTTGACAAATCCATAGTTGTTGAGGGATTCAAGACCATAAGGAAGACCAGAGTCGTGGCCAGGGCCCAACAGGTGGTAAGAGTGGATTGGGAAGAAAAACTCATATTGGATGGTGCCAAAGAGGAAATTTTGTGGCAGAGACTGTCGAATAAACCTTCGGCGTGTAGGGTTCTTGTGATCTCCGATTATGGGAAAGGAATGATAGGAGACCAAAGGGCTGCCAAGCTGATCCACTGGGCCAGGGAACGAAACATGGATATAGTTATAGACCCAAAACCGCCAGCTAAGAAGGGGTATTGTGGAGCCACCGTGGTCACGCCCAATAGGAAAGAAGCGGAGATCATGTCCGGCGAAAGCATAGATACCTTATTGGATGCAGAGAGAGTGGCATCTAAACTTAGGCAGGAATTGGAATTAGAGGCGTTGTTTTTAACCCTTGGAGGAGATGGCATGATGTTGGCCACTCAGGATGGGTGTGCTCATTACCCTGCTCTTGAACAAGAGGTGTATGATGTTTCAGGCGCTGGTGATACGGTAGTTGCCTGTGTGGCCTTGTCCATAGCCGCAGGTTTGGACTATCATGTCGCCTCACAATTGGCTATGATAACGGCAGGTGTAGCCGTTTCAAAGGTTGGTACAGCGGTCGTTCATTGGGAGGACGTCTTGAAGACAAAGGAATGGAAGACATTAAGGGAAACAATCTACAAGGGCTAG
- a CDS encoding imidazole glycerol phosphate synthase, glutamine amidotransferase subunit (PFAM: Glutamine amidotransferase class-I~TIGRFAM: imidazole glycerol phosphate synthase, glutamine amidotransferase subunit~COGs: COG0118 Glutamine amidotransferase~InterPro IPR016226: IPR010139: IPR017926: IPR000991~KEGG: aco:Amico_0680 imidazole glycerol phosphate synthase, glutamine amidotransferase subunit~PFAM: glutamine amidotransferase class-I~SPTR: Imidazole glycerol phosphate synthase, glutamine amidotransferase subunit;~TIGRFAM: imidazole glycerol phosphate synthase, glutamine amidotransferase subunit) — protein sequence MITIIDYGAGNIGNLIRALEAIGKNTFVAQKPSDLPDKTKVLLLPGVGAFGPASEMLQKSGWFDFIKNWEEQKKPVLGICLGMQLLCKNSLEGGYSQGLGLFEGTIKKLTDVPKLPHIGWNSVKWIGPSPIPWGGKYEEAYFYFVHSYALEVSRYTTGVTSYGRTSFSAIVQKKNAIGFQFHPERSGIRGLMLLDWAIQKLEE from the coding sequence ATGATAACCATAATAGATTACGGCGCAGGAAACATTGGCAATCTCATAAGGGCACTAGAGGCCATTGGCAAAAACACCTTTGTTGCTCAAAAACCCTCTGATTTGCCAGACAAAACAAAGGTTTTGCTCCTTCCAGGAGTAGGAGCTTTCGGTCCGGCCTCGGAAATGCTCCAAAAAAGTGGTTGGTTCGACTTTATAAAAAATTGGGAAGAACAAAAAAAACCTGTTCTAGGAATTTGCCTCGGAATGCAGCTTTTGTGTAAAAACAGCTTGGAAGGTGGTTATTCGCAGGGATTGGGGTTGTTTGAGGGAACCATAAAAAAACTGACAGATGTACCCAAGTTGCCCCACATAGGCTGGAACAGCGTTAAATGGATAGGTCCTTCTCCCATTCCGTGGGGGGGTAAATACGAAGAAGCTTATTTTTACTTTGTCCACTCCTACGCACTTGAGGTTTCAAGATACACTACGGGCGTAACCAGTTATGGAAGAACCTCTTTTTCTGCCATAGTGCAGAAAAAAAATGCCATCGGGTTTCAGTTCCATCCTGAGAGAAGCGGCATAAGGGGGCTTATGCTCTTGGATTGGGCTATACAAAAACTGGAGGAATGA
- a CDS encoding imidazole glycerol phosphate synthase subunit hisF (PFAM: Histidine biosynthesis protein~TIGRFAM: imidazoleglycerol phosphate synthase, cyclase subunit~COGs: COG0107 Imidazoleglycerol-phosphate synthase~InterPro IPR004651: IPR006062~KEGG: aco:Amico_0678 imidazoleglycerol phosphate synthase, cyclase subunit~PFAM: histidine biosynthesis protein~SPTR: Imidazole glycerol phosphate synthase subunit hisF;~TIGRFAM: imidazoleglycerol phosphate synthase, cyclase subunit) encodes MLTKRIIPCLDVKNGRTVKGINFKELKDAGDPAEMALAYMNEGADEIVFLDISASNERRKTMSQWVERAAERIFIPFTVGGGISSVEEAKFIISLGADKISLNTSAVKDPNLIKECSDLLGSQAVVLAVDAAFNQEKKRYEVFVQGGTTPTDLDAINWIKKGVSMGCGEILLTSIDRDGTQQGYDLRLINEAANAVQVPIIASGGAGSKEDFLYAIQAGADGVLAASVFHYGQINIKELKKYLKSKGIPIREEDLYEFPNRKG; translated from the coding sequence ATGTTGACCAAACGCATAATACCTTGCTTGGACGTCAAAAACGGACGCACTGTGAAGGGTATAAACTTCAAAGAATTGAAAGATGCCGGAGATCCCGCCGAAATGGCGCTCGCCTACATGAACGAAGGAGCCGACGAAATAGTATTCTTGGACATTTCTGCCTCCAACGAACGCAGAAAAACCATGAGTCAGTGGGTAGAAAGAGCAGCAGAACGCATTTTCATTCCCTTCACCGTGGGCGGAGGCATAAGCTCCGTCGAAGAGGCAAAGTTCATAATAAGCTTGGGAGCAGACAAAATCTCCTTAAACACATCGGCCGTAAAAGATCCAAACCTGATAAAAGAATGTTCCGACCTTCTAGGCAGCCAGGCAGTGGTTTTGGCTGTCGACGCGGCGTTCAATCAAGAGAAAAAACGATATGAGGTATTTGTACAAGGTGGAACTACCCCGACTGATCTTGATGCCATAAATTGGATCAAAAAGGGGGTCTCCATGGGTTGCGGGGAAATACTGCTGACCTCCATAGACAGAGATGGCACTCAGCAAGGATACGATTTGCGTCTTATAAACGAAGCCGCCAATGCTGTGCAGGTTCCTATAATAGCTTCCGGAGGAGCAGGAAGCAAAGAAGATTTCCTATATGCTATACAGGCTGGCGCGGATGGTGTCTTGGCCGCATCGGTCTTTCATTATGGACAAATAAATATAAAGGAACTAAAGAAATACCTAAAATCAAAGGGAATACCCATAAGAGAGGAAGATCTATATGAGTTTCCAAATCGAAAAGGTTAA